A single Amphiura filiformis chromosome 8, Afil_fr2py, whole genome shotgun sequence DNA region contains:
- the LOC140158841 gene encoding katanin p60 ATPase-containing subunit A-like 2 isoform X1 — translation MESLSYVALKTASHAREAEEQKSEQRRKNLLILMLHHLLQEGYTESAKALESESNLCFNKYEVCDNVDLQTVLMEYESYYFVKFQRYPKITKKLSAENIQSPQRSAGRGKGKGTTTPTLPRIPHAPGDQTNTSSSANSNTRRRPNSSNAAPNRRQSSERKVQRENSKPQMNGHADPLSDLSVSGSTAVSSNEHTNGKQQNSRGDGVKLGPKRGPIIDMRAMLNNAVKGATQEYMADTDPSERLLKPLGGYSGYTLEWRELAQNISKDIYLHNPDVRWDDIIGLDAAKRLVKEAVVYPIKYPQLFTGILSPWKGLLLYGPPGTGKTLLAKAVATECNTTFFNISASSIVSKWRGDSEKLVRVLFELARFHAPSTIFLDELESVMSQRGGMGGSEHEGSRRMKTELLVQMDGLAKTDDLVFLLAASNLPWELDHAMLRRLEKRILVDLPTEEARKAMFQFHLPTVINPDCALEIKTDVDYDQLAWMTDGYSGSDIKLVAKEAAMRPVRKVFDILESYSEGAQDGDINVQWHKDTIPDLQVDAITTDDVTAALAHTKPSAKLLKDKYLKWQKEYESV, via the exons ATGGAGTCCTTGAGTTATGTCGCTCTAAAAACGGCAAGTCATGCCAGGGAAGCG GAAGAACAGAAATCTGAACAGAGGAGAAAGAATCTGTTAATATTAATGCTTCACCATTTGCTACAAGAAGGCTACACAGAATCAGCAAAAGCATTAGAATCTGAAAGCAATTTATGTTTCAACAAATACGAAGTTTGTGATAATGTGGACTTACAAACAGTGCTTATG GAATACGAGTCCTACTACTTTGTCAAATTTCAGAGGTACCCAAAGATAACTAAGAAATTATCAGCTGAAAACa TTCAGTCCCCTCAGAGGTCAGCAGGCAGAGGAAAAGG GAAAGGCACTACAACGCCAACATTACCGAGAATTCCACATGCTCCAGGAGATCAGACTAACACATCATCATCAGCTAACAGCAATACAAGGCGGAGACCCAACTCTAGTAATGCAGCACCAAATAGGAGGCAATCTAGTGAACGCAAAGTTCAAAGAGAAAactcaaaacca CAAATGAATGGTCATGCAGACCCACTGTCAGATCTCTCTGTGTCAGGATCAACAGCAGTGTCATCTAATGAGCATACAAATGGCAAGCAACAGAACAGCAGAGGAGATGGTGTTAAACTAGGGCCAAAGAGAGGACCAATTATTGATATGCGTGCAATGCTTAACAATGCCGTCAAAGGTGCCACACAAGAGTACATGGCTGATACAGATCCCTCA GAGAGGTTATTGAAGCCTTTAGGTGGTTATTCCGGCTACACATTAGAATGGAGGGAGCTAGCACAGAATATAAGCAAAGATATCTATCTACACAATCCAGATGTGAGATGGGATGACATCATTGGTTTAGATGCTGCCAAAAGATTAGTCAAAGAAGCTGTAGTATATCCTATTAAG TATCCTCAGTTATTTACTGGTATCTTATCACCTTGGAAAGGCTTATTATTATATGGTCCACCAGGTACTGGAAAGACGTTATTAGCCAAGGCTGTAGCAACAGAGTGTAACACaactttctttaatatctctgCATCAAGTATAGTCAGCAAATGGAGGGGAGATTCAGAGAAACTAGTTAGG GTCTTATTTGAGCTTGCCCGATTCCATGCTCCATCTACAATATTCTTAGATGAGTTGGAGTCAGTTATGAGTCAAAGAGGAGGGATGGGTGGAAG TGAACATGAAGGAAGCAGGCGGATGAAGACGGAACTCTTGGTTCAAATGGATGGCTTAGCAAAAACAGATGATTTAGTGTTTCTATTAGCTGCTTCTAATCTACCATG GGAATTAGATCATGCTATGCTAAGGAGGTTAGAAAAGAGAATTTTAGTAGACTTGCCAACAGAAGAAGCTAGAAAAGCCATGTTTCAATTCCACCTACCAACGGTCATTAATCCGGATTGTGCCTTGGAAATCAAAACTGATGTGGATTATGACCAATTAGCATGG ATGACTGATGGATATTCTGGTTCAGATATTAAGTTGGTAGCTAAGGAAGCAGCCATGAGACCTGTTAGGAAAGTATTCGACATCTTGGAATCATATAGTGAAGGAG CACAAGATGGCGATATTAATGTACAGTGGCACA AGGACACAATTCCAGATCTTCAAGTGGATGCAATAACAACTGATGATGTAACAGCTGCTTTGGCTCATACCAAACCATCAGCAAAACTACTCAAGGACAAATACTTGAAATGGCAAAAAGAGTATGAGTCTGTGTGA
- the LOC140158841 gene encoding katanin p60 ATPase-containing subunit A-like 2 isoform X2, giving the protein MESLSYVALKTASHAREAEEQKSEQRRKNLLILMLHHLLQEGYTESAKALESESNLCFNKYEVCDNVDLQTVLMEYESYYFVKFQRYPKITKKLSAENIQSPQRSAGRGKGKGTTTPTLPRIPHAPGDQTNTSSSANSNTRRRPNSSNAAPNRRQSSERKVQRENSKPQMNGHADPLSDLSVSGSTAVSSNEHTNGKQQNSRGDGVKLGPKRGPIIDMRAMLNNAVKGATQEYMADTDPSERLLKPLGGYSGYTLEWRELAQNISKDIYLHNPDVRWDDIIGLDAAKRLVKEAVVYPIKYPQLFTGILSPWKGLLLYGPPGTGKTLLAKAVATECNTTFFNISASSIVSKWRGDSEKLVRVLFELARFHAPSTIFLDELESVMSQRGGMGGSEHEGSRRMKTELLVQMDGLAKTDDLVFLLAASNLPWELDHAMLRRLEKRILVDLPTEEARKAMFQFHLPTVINPDCALEIKTDVDYDQLAWMTDGYSGSDIKLVAKEAAMRPVRKVFDILESYSEGERFSKIEDTIPDLQVDAITTDDVTAALAHTKPSAKLLKDKYLKWQKEYESV; this is encoded by the exons ATGGAGTCCTTGAGTTATGTCGCTCTAAAAACGGCAAGTCATGCCAGGGAAGCG GAAGAACAGAAATCTGAACAGAGGAGAAAGAATCTGTTAATATTAATGCTTCACCATTTGCTACAAGAAGGCTACACAGAATCAGCAAAAGCATTAGAATCTGAAAGCAATTTATGTTTCAACAAATACGAAGTTTGTGATAATGTGGACTTACAAACAGTGCTTATG GAATACGAGTCCTACTACTTTGTCAAATTTCAGAGGTACCCAAAGATAACTAAGAAATTATCAGCTGAAAACa TTCAGTCCCCTCAGAGGTCAGCAGGCAGAGGAAAAGG GAAAGGCACTACAACGCCAACATTACCGAGAATTCCACATGCTCCAGGAGATCAGACTAACACATCATCATCAGCTAACAGCAATACAAGGCGGAGACCCAACTCTAGTAATGCAGCACCAAATAGGAGGCAATCTAGTGAACGCAAAGTTCAAAGAGAAAactcaaaacca CAAATGAATGGTCATGCAGACCCACTGTCAGATCTCTCTGTGTCAGGATCAACAGCAGTGTCATCTAATGAGCATACAAATGGCAAGCAACAGAACAGCAGAGGAGATGGTGTTAAACTAGGGCCAAAGAGAGGACCAATTATTGATATGCGTGCAATGCTTAACAATGCCGTCAAAGGTGCCACACAAGAGTACATGGCTGATACAGATCCCTCA GAGAGGTTATTGAAGCCTTTAGGTGGTTATTCCGGCTACACATTAGAATGGAGGGAGCTAGCACAGAATATAAGCAAAGATATCTATCTACACAATCCAGATGTGAGATGGGATGACATCATTGGTTTAGATGCTGCCAAAAGATTAGTCAAAGAAGCTGTAGTATATCCTATTAAG TATCCTCAGTTATTTACTGGTATCTTATCACCTTGGAAAGGCTTATTATTATATGGTCCACCAGGTACTGGAAAGACGTTATTAGCCAAGGCTGTAGCAACAGAGTGTAACACaactttctttaatatctctgCATCAAGTATAGTCAGCAAATGGAGGGGAGATTCAGAGAAACTAGTTAGG GTCTTATTTGAGCTTGCCCGATTCCATGCTCCATCTACAATATTCTTAGATGAGTTGGAGTCAGTTATGAGTCAAAGAGGAGGGATGGGTGGAAG TGAACATGAAGGAAGCAGGCGGATGAAGACGGAACTCTTGGTTCAAATGGATGGCTTAGCAAAAACAGATGATTTAGTGTTTCTATTAGCTGCTTCTAATCTACCATG GGAATTAGATCATGCTATGCTAAGGAGGTTAGAAAAGAGAATTTTAGTAGACTTGCCAACAGAAGAAGCTAGAAAAGCCATGTTTCAATTCCACCTACCAACGGTCATTAATCCGGATTGTGCCTTGGAAATCAAAACTGATGTGGATTATGACCAATTAGCATGG ATGACTGATGGATATTCTGGTTCAGATATTAAGTTGGTAGCTAAGGAAGCAGCCATGAGACCTGTTAGGAAAGTATTCGACATCTTGGAATCATATAGTGAAGGAG AAAGATTTTCCAAAATAG AGGACACAATTCCAGATCTTCAAGTGGATGCAATAACAACTGATGATGTAACAGCTGCTTTGGCTCATACCAAACCATCAGCAAAACTACTCAAGGACAAATACTTGAAATGGCAAAAAGAGTATGAGTCTGTGTGA
- the LOC140158841 gene encoding katanin p60 ATPase-containing subunit A-like 2 isoform X3, with product MESLSYVALKTASHAREAEEQKSEQRRKNLLILMLHHLLQEGYTESAKALESESNLCFNKYEVCDNVDLQTVLMEYESYYFVKFQRYPKITKKLSAENIQSPQRSAGRGKGKGTTTPTLPRIPHAPGDQTNTSSSANSNTRRRPNSSNAAPNRRQSSERKVQRENSKPQMNGHADPLSDLSVSGSTAVSSNEHTNGKQQNSRGDGVKLGPKRGPIIDMRAMLNNAVKGATQEYMADTDPSERLLKPLGGYSGYTLEWRELAQNISKDIYLHNPDVRWDDIIGLDAAKRLVKEAVVYPIKYPQLFTGILSPWKGLLLYGPPGTGKTLLAKAVATECNTTFFNISASSIVSKWRGDSEKLVRVLFELARFHAPSTIFLDELESVMSQRGGMGGSEHEGSRRMKTELLVQMDGLAKTDDLVFLLAASNLPWELDHAMLRRLEKRILVDLPTEEARKAMFQFHLPTVINPDCALEIKTDVDYDQLAWMTDGYSGSDIKLVAKEAAMRPVRKVFDILESYSEGEDTIPDLQVDAITTDDVTAALAHTKPSAKLLKDKYLKWQKEYESV from the exons ATGGAGTCCTTGAGTTATGTCGCTCTAAAAACGGCAAGTCATGCCAGGGAAGCG GAAGAACAGAAATCTGAACAGAGGAGAAAGAATCTGTTAATATTAATGCTTCACCATTTGCTACAAGAAGGCTACACAGAATCAGCAAAAGCATTAGAATCTGAAAGCAATTTATGTTTCAACAAATACGAAGTTTGTGATAATGTGGACTTACAAACAGTGCTTATG GAATACGAGTCCTACTACTTTGTCAAATTTCAGAGGTACCCAAAGATAACTAAGAAATTATCAGCTGAAAACa TTCAGTCCCCTCAGAGGTCAGCAGGCAGAGGAAAAGG GAAAGGCACTACAACGCCAACATTACCGAGAATTCCACATGCTCCAGGAGATCAGACTAACACATCATCATCAGCTAACAGCAATACAAGGCGGAGACCCAACTCTAGTAATGCAGCACCAAATAGGAGGCAATCTAGTGAACGCAAAGTTCAAAGAGAAAactcaaaacca CAAATGAATGGTCATGCAGACCCACTGTCAGATCTCTCTGTGTCAGGATCAACAGCAGTGTCATCTAATGAGCATACAAATGGCAAGCAACAGAACAGCAGAGGAGATGGTGTTAAACTAGGGCCAAAGAGAGGACCAATTATTGATATGCGTGCAATGCTTAACAATGCCGTCAAAGGTGCCACACAAGAGTACATGGCTGATACAGATCCCTCA GAGAGGTTATTGAAGCCTTTAGGTGGTTATTCCGGCTACACATTAGAATGGAGGGAGCTAGCACAGAATATAAGCAAAGATATCTATCTACACAATCCAGATGTGAGATGGGATGACATCATTGGTTTAGATGCTGCCAAAAGATTAGTCAAAGAAGCTGTAGTATATCCTATTAAG TATCCTCAGTTATTTACTGGTATCTTATCACCTTGGAAAGGCTTATTATTATATGGTCCACCAGGTACTGGAAAGACGTTATTAGCCAAGGCTGTAGCAACAGAGTGTAACACaactttctttaatatctctgCATCAAGTATAGTCAGCAAATGGAGGGGAGATTCAGAGAAACTAGTTAGG GTCTTATTTGAGCTTGCCCGATTCCATGCTCCATCTACAATATTCTTAGATGAGTTGGAGTCAGTTATGAGTCAAAGAGGAGGGATGGGTGGAAG TGAACATGAAGGAAGCAGGCGGATGAAGACGGAACTCTTGGTTCAAATGGATGGCTTAGCAAAAACAGATGATTTAGTGTTTCTATTAGCTGCTTCTAATCTACCATG GGAATTAGATCATGCTATGCTAAGGAGGTTAGAAAAGAGAATTTTAGTAGACTTGCCAACAGAAGAAGCTAGAAAAGCCATGTTTCAATTCCACCTACCAACGGTCATTAATCCGGATTGTGCCTTGGAAATCAAAACTGATGTGGATTATGACCAATTAGCATGG ATGACTGATGGATATTCTGGTTCAGATATTAAGTTGGTAGCTAAGGAAGCAGCCATGAGACCTGTTAGGAAAGTATTCGACATCTTGGAATCATATAGTGAAGGAG AGGACACAATTCCAGATCTTCAAGTGGATGCAATAACAACTGATGATGTAACAGCTGCTTTGGCTCATACCAAACCATCAGCAAAACTACTCAAGGACAAATACTTGAAATGGCAAAAAGAGTATGAGTCTGTGTGA